Proteins encoded in a region of the Novibacillus thermophilus genome:
- the guaA gene encoding glutamine-hydrolyzing GMP synthase, with protein MQQPNERIVVLDFGGQYNQLIARRIRDLGVYSELLSYRTTAEQLKEHLPKGIIFSGGPASVFREDAPQCDPAIFELGVPVLGICYGMQLMAQHYKAKVDRAPKREYGKAEIERTSDCTLFRSLQRRQTVWMSHRDVVIEPPEGFQVDARTESAPVAAMSDEKRKLYAVQFHPEVRHTVYGNEMLHKFVYDICGCSGNWNMKTFVDDTVAELRRHVGDRKVLCALSGGVDSSVVAALVHRAIGDQLTCMFVDHGLLRKGEADSVMDTFADQFDMNVVKVDARARFMNKLKGVTDPEEKRKVIGSEFIRVFEEEVARFGDHDFLAQGTLYTDVIESGTDTAETIKSHHNVGGLPEDMQFQLIEPLNSLFKDEVRRVGEELGLPETIVWRQPFPGPGLGIRVLGEVTEEKLAIVRESDAILREEVKRAGLDRDIWQYFTVLPDFRSVGVMGDSRTYDYTVGIRAVHSVDGMTADWARIPFDVLERISNRIVNEVDGVNRVVYDITSKPPATIEWE; from the coding sequence ATGCAGCAGCCGAACGAACGCATTGTCGTCCTCGACTTCGGGGGACAGTACAACCAGTTGATCGCCCGGCGCATACGGGACTTGGGCGTCTACAGTGAACTGTTGTCCTATCGAACGACGGCAGAGCAGTTGAAGGAGCATTTGCCGAAAGGGATTATATTTTCCGGCGGGCCGGCCAGTGTCTTTCGCGAAGACGCGCCCCAATGTGACCCGGCCATTTTTGAATTGGGCGTCCCGGTGCTGGGGATATGCTACGGTATGCAACTCATGGCGCAGCACTACAAAGCTAAAGTCGACAGGGCGCCAAAGCGGGAATACGGAAAAGCTGAGATCGAACGGACGTCCGACTGTACGCTGTTTCGCAGTTTACAGCGAAGGCAGACCGTGTGGATGAGCCACCGCGACGTCGTGATAGAGCCACCGGAAGGCTTTCAAGTGGACGCTCGGACAGAGTCGGCCCCTGTGGCGGCAATGAGTGATGAAAAGAGAAAACTGTACGCTGTACAGTTTCATCCGGAAGTGCGCCACACCGTTTACGGAAATGAGATGTTGCACAAATTCGTGTACGACATTTGCGGCTGCAGCGGCAACTGGAATATGAAGACGTTTGTTGACGATACCGTAGCCGAACTGAGACGACACGTCGGTGATCGCAAAGTGTTGTGCGCGCTGAGCGGGGGAGTCGATTCATCCGTCGTCGCCGCTCTCGTGCACAGAGCGATTGGAGACCAGTTGACGTGCATGTTTGTCGATCACGGCCTGTTGAGAAAAGGGGAAGCAGACAGTGTCATGGACACGTTCGCCGACCAATTTGACATGAACGTGGTGAAAGTAGATGCTCGGGCCCGGTTTATGAACAAGCTGAAAGGTGTTACAGACCCGGAAGAGAAACGGAAAGTCATCGGAAGCGAATTTATTCGCGTCTTTGAAGAAGAGGTCGCTCGATTTGGAGACCATGACTTTTTAGCGCAAGGAACGCTGTACACGGACGTGATCGAAAGCGGCACGGACACGGCGGAGACGATTAAATCGCACCACAACGTGGGCGGTTTGCCGGAAGATATGCAGTTTCAACTCATTGAGCCCTTGAACTCACTGTTTAAGGACGAAGTGCGCCGAGTTGGGGAAGAACTCGGTCTTCCAGAGACGATCGTGTGGCGTCAACCGTTTCCCGGCCCTGGACTTGGCATTCGCGTCCTCGGCGAAGTGACAGAGGAGAAATTGGCCATTGTGCGTGAATCGGATGCCATCTTGCGCGAGGAGGTCAAAAGGGCAGGGCTGGATCGCGATATTTGGCAGTATTTCACTGTGCTGCCCGATTTTCGAAGTGTCGGCGTCATGGGCGATTCGCGAACGTACGACTACACGGTCGGAATCCGGGCGGTGCATTCCGTCGACGGGATGACCGCAGATTGGGCCCGTATTCCGTTTGATGTGTTGGAACGCATCTCTAACCGGATTGTCAATGAAGTCGACGGTGTGAACCGGGTGGTGTACGACATTACGTCCAAACCGCCTGCGACCATTGAGTGGGAGTGA
- a CDS encoding NCS2 family permease — MRTEVVAGVTTFLTMAYILIVNPAILGYDGGMDFGAVFVATAVAAAIGTLLMGLFANYPIALAPGMGLNAYFTYTVVLGMGVPWQTALGAVFISGVAFLILTMTKIRETIINAIPSGMKHAVSAGIGLFIAFVGLKNVGIIVSNESTYVAIAPDLTDPNILLTVFGLLVTVLLMVRNVKGAIFYGMILTAVVGMIFGVVDVPKGVVQTPPSLAPTFMQLDVWAALEMGVFSIIFAFFFVDLFDTAGTLVGVANQAKLLKNNKLPRAGRALMADSIATVSGAGLGTSTVTSYVESAAGVAAGGRTGMTAVVTAGLFALSVFFFPIVETFAAVSAITSPALIIVGVLMAKSLRQIEWDALDEAVPAFLTIAFMPFAFSIATGIAIGFIVYPLAKMFKGKWRHVHPIVYVLGIIFILRFIFLGSI, encoded by the coding sequence ATGCGCACGGAAGTTGTCGCAGGTGTGACGACATTTTTGACGATGGCGTATATTTTAATTGTCAATCCGGCTATTTTAGGGTATGACGGCGGGATGGATTTCGGCGCCGTCTTTGTCGCGACAGCCGTAGCGGCAGCCATCGGCACATTGCTGATGGGACTCTTTGCCAATTATCCCATTGCCCTCGCACCGGGGATGGGATTGAACGCTTACTTCACGTATACTGTCGTGTTGGGAATGGGAGTTCCGTGGCAGACCGCCCTCGGCGCTGTCTTTATTTCCGGTGTCGCATTTTTGATTTTGACGATGACCAAAATTAGGGAAACGATTATTAATGCCATTCCTTCAGGAATGAAGCACGCGGTATCAGCGGGGATCGGTCTGTTTATCGCCTTTGTGGGTTTGAAAAATGTCGGGATTATCGTCTCCAACGAATCAACGTATGTCGCCATTGCACCGGACTTGACAGACCCCAATATTTTGCTCACCGTGTTCGGACTGCTCGTGACCGTGTTGCTCATGGTGCGCAACGTAAAGGGTGCCATCTTTTACGGAATGATTTTGACGGCAGTTGTCGGAATGATTTTCGGAGTCGTCGATGTTCCGAAAGGGGTTGTTCAAACACCGCCGAGTCTCGCGCCGACGTTTATGCAGTTGGACGTGTGGGCGGCGTTGGAGATGGGGGTTTTCTCGATCATTTTTGCCTTTTTCTTTGTCGATTTGTTTGATACCGCCGGCACTCTCGTCGGGGTAGCCAATCAAGCCAAGCTACTTAAAAACAACAAACTGCCGCGGGCCGGTCGTGCCCTCATGGCCGACTCCATTGCCACCGTATCCGGTGCCGGTCTAGGGACGTCGACAGTGACGTCGTACGTCGAGTCGGCAGCAGGTGTCGCCGCTGGGGGGCGCACGGGAATGACGGCGGTTGTGACGGCTGGCTTGTTCGCCCTCTCGGTCTTTTTCTTTCCTATTGTCGAAACGTTTGCTGCCGTATCGGCGATCACGTCACCGGCCCTTATCATCGTGGGGGTTCTCATGGCGAAGAGCTTGCGGCAAATTGAGTGGGATGCGTTGGATGAAGCTGTTCCGGCATTCCTCACCATTGCGTTTATGCCGTTCGCGTTTAGCATTGCCACAGGCATCGCCATCGGGTTTATCGTCTATCCCCTCGCTAAAATGTTCAAAGGAAAGTGGCGGCACGTGCATCCGATCGTGTACGTGTTGGGGATCATTTTTATCTTGCGGTTTATATTTTTGGGAAGTATTTAA
- a CDS encoding peptidase MA family metallohydrolase, producing the protein MEKKAANGVKTMGVVLCAVVWWSVIAMGTAAAQPDTARSGSGPEIEQEIRQTIRMQAGAVNAGDWERFKELLWENDRTYIQERKRWFEDAVSHIDRGTFQMEVESVAPYKPGLLLVNVRQHYKLDGVRHSVRLPLIYQQTARGWKDADLLFDTMTRKNVTVKFSDRLLSEKAKVALNVGEKALEAFNERLQWEPDAPIQIKLYHDIEVFRQSVKPSLPKWVVGWNERGQAIKFVGSLTADSNDETFASGIVHEISHRVISDMSHDNAAYWLQEGLAEYYQRHLLPGLHLEGDAQLKKPRWTLQQLEELNLESLSAREASLYYAHSYDVVRFFMREYGEKDLVEWCAALKMYPDIDQESAIKRRELNLRTREAFEKATNQPFREFARAWINQYENLK; encoded by the coding sequence TTGGAGAAGAAGGCTGCCAATGGAGTCAAAACAATGGGTGTTGTCCTTTGCGCTGTCGTATGGTGGTCAGTCATCGCGATGGGCACGGCAGCGGCACAACCGGACACTGCGCGTAGCGGTAGCGGACCAGAAATTGAACAGGAGATTCGACAGACCATCCGGATGCAAGCAGGGGCCGTTAACGCTGGAGACTGGGAACGGTTTAAGGAGTTGCTGTGGGAAAACGACCGTACTTACATTCAAGAGCGAAAACGGTGGTTTGAAGATGCTGTTTCCCACATTGACCGCGGAACGTTCCAGATGGAGGTAGAGTCTGTCGCTCCGTACAAGCCGGGGCTTCTGCTCGTCAACGTTCGCCAACATTACAAATTAGACGGTGTGCGCCATTCTGTGCGCCTTCCGTTGATTTATCAGCAAACCGCGAGGGGCTGGAAAGACGCGGATCTCTTATTTGATACGATGACGCGGAAGAACGTCACCGTGAAATTTTCTGATCGACTTCTGTCGGAGAAGGCCAAGGTGGCTTTAAATGTTGGGGAGAAAGCGTTAGAAGCGTTTAACGAACGGTTGCAGTGGGAGCCGGACGCACCGATTCAGATTAAGCTTTACCACGATATAGAAGTGTTTCGCCAATCGGTCAAACCGTCTCTACCGAAATGGGTAGTCGGATGGAATGAACGGGGACAAGCCATCAAATTCGTCGGTTCGCTGACAGCAGACAGTAATGACGAAACGTTCGCTTCCGGCATTGTGCACGAAATATCGCACCGAGTCATAAGTGACATGTCGCACGATAACGCTGCTTACTGGCTACAGGAAGGCTTGGCTGAGTACTACCAAAGACATTTGTTACCAGGATTGCACCTGGAAGGAGATGCTCAGCTAAAAAAACCGCGCTGGACCCTTCAGCAGTTGGAGGAGTTAAACTTGGAATCATTGTCGGCTCGGGAAGCAAGCCTGTACTATGCCCACAGCTATGACGTGGTGCGTTTTTTTATGAGAGAGTACGGGGAAAAGGACTTAGTTGAGTGGTGTGCAGCCTTAAAAATGTACCCAGACATTGATCAAGAGAGTGCGATCAAAAGGAGAGAACTTAACTTGCGTACGCGTGAAGCTTTTGAAAAAGCGACTAATCAGCCGTTTCGCGAATTTGCCAGAGCATGGATCAACCAGTACGAAAACTTGAAGTAA
- the tenA gene encoding thiaminase II, with the protein MTVLFTDRLWKKVRPIWKAYVEHPFVRGIGEGWLEREKFKHFMKQDYVYLIEYSRVFALGSAKAHDLQTMTTFANLLHETLNFEMELHRQYAKKFNISPEELEATEPSATTIAYTSYMLNVSQKGGIENVIAAVLTCAWSYNYVGQALAQWRGALEHEFYGNWVQTYSSEAFTQLANDCKDLMNEVADGKPEHELATLEDIVVNTSRFEYMFWDMAENITMWPTDKVEGVQQN; encoded by the coding sequence ATGACCGTTTTATTTACAGACCGCCTGTGGAAAAAAGTGCGGCCGATCTGGAAGGCATATGTAGAACACCCGTTTGTCAGAGGAATCGGGGAAGGTTGGCTGGAACGGGAAAAGTTCAAACACTTTATGAAACAAGATTACGTTTATTTGATTGAATACTCCCGCGTCTTTGCCCTGGGAAGTGCAAAAGCCCACGATTTGCAAACGATGACGACCTTTGCCAACTTGTTGCACGAGACGTTAAATTTTGAAATGGAGCTTCACCGCCAATACGCCAAGAAATTTAATATTTCCCCTGAAGAATTAGAAGCAACCGAACCATCGGCCACGACGATAGCCTATACGAGTTATATGCTGAATGTGTCGCAAAAGGGGGGAATTGAGAACGTCATTGCCGCCGTTCTCACCTGTGCTTGGAGTTACAATTATGTCGGTCAAGCGTTAGCGCAATGGCGCGGTGCTTTAGAGCACGAATTTTACGGAAACTGGGTGCAGACGTATTCCTCCGAAGCGTTCACACAACTGGCAAATGACTGCAAGGACTTAATGAATGAAGTGGCCGACGGGAAACCTGAACACGAATTAGCGACATTAGAAGACATCGTCGTGAACACAAGCCGATTTGAGTACATGTTTTGGGACATGGCGGAAAACATCACAATGTGGCCGACAGATAAAGTAGAAGGCGTTCAACAAAACTAA
- a CDS encoding ThiF family adenylyltransferase — protein MHERYSRLALFTPIGKKGVEHLRRSSVLVVGAGALGGPVLEILVRAGVGNIRLVDRDYVDWSNLQRQTLFNEQDARRMQPKAIAAYHYLSAVNRDVHIEPLVSDVTKDNVRDFIQGMDVIIDATDNFETRFLLNDAACEAGIPWIYGAVIGAYGASLTVMPGQTPCLVCLFGEETPQQRETCDTTGVIAPASQMVASHQAAEALKLLTHNEASVRDTFVAFDLWKNEHVEMKVSHKRKPSCPACGDHPSYPYLSGQKGASTSVLCGRDTVQIRLRNVREWDLVSMAARVRSLDNETVYNTHLLSFQVEGHRIVAFKDGRVLVHHTKDTATARRLCAKYLGM, from the coding sequence ATGCATGAACGATATTCAAGGCTTGCCCTTTTCACCCCGATTGGCAAGAAAGGGGTCGAGCACTTGCGCCGCTCTTCGGTGCTCGTCGTCGGTGCTGGCGCCTTAGGGGGACCGGTGTTGGAAATTCTTGTACGGGCAGGAGTCGGAAACATCCGTCTCGTCGACCGCGATTACGTCGACTGGTCCAATTTACAGCGACAAACGCTATTTAACGAACAAGATGCGCGCCGTATGCAACCAAAAGCGATTGCGGCTTACCACTACCTTTCTGCCGTCAACCGCGACGTCCATATCGAACCACTCGTCTCTGACGTGACGAAGGATAACGTGCGCGACTTCATTCAAGGCATGGATGTCATCATTGACGCAACAGACAACTTTGAAACGCGTTTTTTACTCAATGATGCGGCGTGCGAGGCGGGGATCCCTTGGATTTACGGCGCGGTAATCGGCGCTTACGGCGCTTCGTTAACAGTGATGCCCGGACAAACTCCGTGCCTTGTCTGTTTGTTCGGTGAAGAGACTCCACAGCAAAGGGAGACGTGCGATACGACGGGGGTCATCGCCCCCGCATCCCAAATGGTCGCATCCCATCAAGCGGCGGAAGCACTTAAACTGTTGACACACAACGAAGCCTCTGTCCGCGATACGTTTGTTGCGTTTGATCTGTGGAAAAACGAGCATGTGGAAATGAAAGTGTCACACAAGCGGAAGCCCTCATGCCCCGCGTGTGGGGATCATCCTTCATACCCTTACCTGTCGGGGCAAAAAGGAGCGAGCACCTCCGTCCTGTGTGGCCGCGACACCGTCCAGATCCGGTTGCGCAATGTGCGGGAATGGGATTTAGTGTCCATGGCTGCACGTGTTCGTTCGCTGGACAACGAGACGGTGTACAATACCCATCTCCTTTCTTTTCAAGTCGAAGGCCACAGAATTGTGGCGTTTAAAGACGGACGAGTCCTCGTACATCATACGAAAGACACGGCGACGGCACGCCGTTTGTGCGCGAAATACTTAGGGATGTAA
- a CDS encoding thiamine pyrophosphate-binding protein: MQSASPTVSDIILRQLSLWGIRRIYGVAGDAVLPFLHAVGQQTAVQYIAARHESGAAFMASAEGKCSREMAVCLGTSGPGLVNMLNGIVDATADRVPLLVLTGQIALKKVGTEAKQYIEQQQMIAPLAVYSAQLLHPDATVEVLQKAVIEAHSKRGVAHISVPVDVWNVPCSREPHQPTGVLKTSRYQNLEQLEQAVNLLSAAEAPMILIGTGARGASRAIAELAEAMGAGIVETLGAKGTVPHSHPLNVGGIGEGGSEASRNLLQQSDCVLAVGANWWPEGFVPKDTQVIHIDTAPASIEAHPEVVCGLVGDAAEILPLIQQQLPQGPKSSWQGHIHEARAHFDAFLDRERQNDAHPVAPQRVIAALDETVDDRAIVAVDTGDHTVWFNRVFRATQQDILFSGKWRTMGFALPAAIAAKLTFPERQVVACVGDGSFAMTMMELATAVTYRTPVSVIVMNNRSLSMEKNSMNAQGMQPFGTELINPNFADLAQAFGAKGIHVETADELSPALETAFTCGEPAVVDVHTSDAMPPFTYFKQAVQ, encoded by the coding sequence ATGCAGAGTGCGAGTCCAACTGTTTCTGACATTATCTTAAGGCAGTTGTCCTTATGGGGGATTCGTCGAATTTACGGTGTTGCGGGGGATGCGGTTTTGCCGTTTCTACACGCTGTCGGACAGCAAACGGCCGTCCAGTACATCGCCGCCCGCCACGAATCAGGGGCCGCCTTCATGGCGTCTGCGGAAGGAAAGTGCTCCCGAGAAATGGCCGTATGCCTCGGCACGAGCGGACCTGGCCTCGTGAACATGCTAAACGGCATAGTCGACGCAACAGCCGACCGCGTCCCTTTGCTCGTCCTGACGGGACAAATCGCTTTGAAAAAAGTCGGGACTGAGGCGAAACAGTACATTGAACAGCAGCAAATGATCGCCCCCCTCGCCGTTTACTCGGCCCAGCTCCTGCATCCCGATGCCACTGTGGAGGTGTTGCAAAAGGCGGTCATCGAAGCTCACTCCAAGCGAGGGGTCGCCCACATATCCGTACCGGTGGATGTGTGGAATGTCCCCTGTTCACGGGAACCGCACCAGCCGACGGGTGTGTTAAAAACGAGTCGATACCAAAATCTCGAACAACTGGAGCAAGCTGTCAACCTTTTGTCCGCTGCGGAAGCCCCGATGATACTCATCGGCACCGGCGCAAGGGGCGCATCCAGAGCGATCGCCGAATTGGCGGAGGCGATGGGGGCTGGCATCGTCGAAACGTTGGGGGCGAAAGGCACCGTCCCGCACTCACACCCTCTAAATGTAGGCGGCATTGGAGAAGGTGGAAGTGAAGCGAGCCGAAATCTGTTGCAGCAGTCGGACTGCGTGCTCGCCGTCGGTGCCAACTGGTGGCCGGAGGGGTTCGTCCCAAAAGACACCCAAGTGATTCACATTGACACTGCGCCTGCCAGTATTGAGGCCCATCCGGAAGTGGTCTGCGGCCTTGTCGGCGATGCCGCCGAGATTCTCCCCCTCATCCAACAGCAACTGCCGCAAGGACCGAAGTCCTCTTGGCAAGGACACATTCACGAAGCGAGAGCACACTTCGACGCGTTCCTGGACAGGGAGCGCCAGAACGACGCCCACCCCGTTGCACCACAGCGCGTCATAGCCGCCCTCGATGAAACAGTGGACGATCGCGCCATCGTCGCAGTCGACACTGGTGACCACACGGTTTGGTTTAACCGCGTTTTCCGGGCCACACAGCAAGACATTCTCTTCTCTGGAAAATGGCGAACGATGGGGTTTGCCCTCCCTGCCGCCATTGCGGCGAAACTCACCTTTCCAGAGCGCCAGGTCGTCGCATGCGTCGGTGACGGCAGTTTTGCCATGACGATGATGGAATTGGCTACTGCTGTCACCTACCGCACTCCTGTCTCCGTCATTGTCATGAACAACCGTTCCCTCTCCATGGAGAAAAACAGCATGAATGCGCAAGGCATGCAACCTTTCGGCACCGAGCTCATCAACCCGAATTTCGCCGATCTCGCTCAAGCGTTCGGCGCCAAAGGCATTCACGTTGAGACTGCAGACGAGCTCTCACCTGCGTTGGAAACGGCGTTTACATGCGGCGAACCGGCCGTAGTGGACGTCCACACATCGGACGCGATGCCACCGTTCACCTATTTTAAACAGGCCGTTCAGTAG